A window of the Henckelia pumila isolate YLH828 chromosome 3, ASM3356847v2, whole genome shotgun sequence genome harbors these coding sequences:
- the LOC140886979 gene encoding RGG repeats nuclear RNA binding protein A-like: MATLNPFDLLEDDDTEDPSLLIAAQQKKIEAKKPSVPTEKPAPPAKLPSKPLPPSEAVREAKTESGRGGGSRGRGYGRGRGAGSGFNRDSTNSSNSAGNKVTSGAQGTNDEADSRGPSGRRGGFGGPRSPFRGGRRGGFSNGGEDEGERERPRRTFDRHSGTGRGGDMKREGSGRGNWGTQIDEPVPVVEEAPNEGEKSLDNEKPSGEEDAAADGNKEVAANEVEEKEPEEKEMTLEEYEKVREEKRKGLQALKPEERKVDAKEFKAMKQLANKKTSDDIFVKLGSEKDKKKESAEKEEKTKKSVSINEFLKPPEGQGYYSSGGRGRGRGRGPRGGGYGGASDSSHSKALLIEDPGQFPTLGGK; encoded by the exons ATGGCGACTCTGAACCCATTTGATTTACTGGAAGACGATGACACGGAGGACCCATCTCTGTTGATTGCTGCCCAGCAGAAGAAGATCGAGGCGAAGAAACCTTCTGTGCCGACTGAAAAGCCGGCGCCGCCAGCTAAGCTACCCTCGAAGCCTCTTCCCCCTTCCGAAGCTG TCAGAGAGGCAAAAACTGAATCTGGCCGAGGAGGAGGCAGCCGTGGCCGTGGATATGGGCGTGGTCGTGGTGCTGGTAGTGGGTTCAATAGGGACTCAACCAACAGCAGCAACTCAGCTGGAAACAAGGTGACATCTGGTGCTCAGGGCACAAATGACGAGGCTGATAGCAGGGGTCCTTCTGGAAGACGTGGAGGCTTTGGTGGACCTCGAAGCCCTTTTCGGGGTGGTCGCCGAGGTGGCTTCAGCAATGGAGGGGAAGATGAAGGTGAACGAGAGCGGCCTCGTCGAACATTTGATCGCCACAGTGGAACTGGGCGTGG AGGTGATATGAAACGGGAAGGATCTGGCCGAGGGAACTGGGGTACTCAGATTGACGAACCAGTTCC AGTGGTCGAGGAGGCTCCTAATGAAGGAGAGAAAAGTCTGGATAATGAAAAGCCCTCAGGAGAGGAGGATGCTGCAGCTGATGGAAACAAGGAAGTTGCTGCAAATGAAGTTGAGGAGAAGGAACCTGAGGAAAAG GAAATGACACTTGAAGAGTATGAGAAAGTTCGGGAGGAGAAAAGGAAGGGTCTTCAAGCTCTTAAACCCGAGGAAAGGAAGGTTGATGCAAAAGAGTTTAAAGCTATGAAGCAGCTTGCGAATAAGAAAACTTCTGATGATATTTTTGTCAAATTG GGCTCtgaaaaagataagaaaaaagAGTCAGCTGAGAAAGAAGAAAAAACCAAGAAG TCTGTCAGCATCAACGAGTTCTTGAAGCCCCCCGAGGGTCAAGGTTACTACAGTTCTggtggtcgtggacgaggacgtGGTCGTGGCCCTAGAGGAGGAGGTTATGGTGGAGCCAGTGACTCGAGCCACTCGAAAGCACTTTTAATAGAAGATCCAGGCCAGTTCCCCACCTTAGGTGGCAAATAA
- the LOC140886686 gene encoding ubiquitin-conjugating enzyme E2 28-like, whose protein sequence is MASKRILKELKDLQKDPPTSCSAGPVGEDMFHWQATIMGPQDSPYAGGVFLVTIHFPPDYPFKPPKVAFRTKVFHPNINSNGSICLDILKEQWSPALTISKVLLSICSLLTDPNPDDPLVPEIAHIYKTDRTKYEQTARSWTQKYAMG, encoded by the exons ATGGCATCGAAACGGATCTTGAAGGAGCTCAAGGATCTCCAGAAAGATCCTCCTACTTCTTGCAGCGCcg GACCTGTTGGTGAAGATATGTTCCACTGGCAAGCAACGATAATGGGTCCCCAGGATAGTCCTTATGCAGGGGGAGTCTTTTTAGTTACAATTCATTTCCCCCCTGATTACCCATTCAAGCCTCCGAAG GTAGCTTTCAGGACAAAAGTTTTTCACCCGAATATAAATAGCAACGGTAGTATATGCCTTGATATCTTGAAGGAGCAGTGGAGCCCTGCGTTAACTATTTCAAAG GTGCTCCTCTCAATCTGTTCACTTTTAACGGACCCAAACCCTGATGATCCATTGGTGCCAGAAATCGCACATATTTACAAAACGGACAGAACCAAGTACGAGCAAACTGCTAGGAGCTGGACCCAGAAGTATGCCATGGGTTAG